In one Halosimplex halophilum genomic region, the following are encoded:
- a CDS encoding M48 family metallopeptidase, whose amino-acid sequence MSPTRRLAREVGLPAAHRLVDALLLAVLAAALVACHAAGMAPAAVAALALASFGLEFAVGRVVTDGLFRGLELADEAPPRLRRTVAGVAADLGVATPSVVVDRESAGGVSVLGDGDRAAVVVSAPLAERLDDAALRAVVAHELAHLSLGHVRRVPVREGATHAVGLAACWLVALRHLPPTVAALCGGAFLAAGVARSNEFNRLLYVLASAGTVLVVGALAARANRLEEYHADDVAVRATSAADFCTGLYAVGLLGHADDAVAGRSPFGAGRTRLERVTADHPTVESRLARFGLAPDDVAERAPTGKAADG is encoded by the coding sequence GTGTCGCCGACGCGCAGACTCGCCCGCGAAGTGGGGTTGCCCGCGGCCCACCGGCTGGTCGACGCGCTCCTGCTCGCCGTCCTGGCCGCGGCGCTGGTCGCCTGCCACGCGGCCGGGATGGCGCCGGCGGCGGTCGCGGCGCTCGCGCTCGCGAGCTTCGGGCTGGAGTTCGCCGTCGGCCGGGTCGTCACCGACGGCCTCTTTCGCGGGCTCGAACTGGCCGACGAGGCGCCGCCCCGCCTGCGCCGGACCGTCGCCGGGGTGGCCGCCGACCTGGGCGTGGCGACGCCGTCGGTGGTCGTCGACCGCGAGAGCGCCGGCGGCGTGTCGGTCCTCGGCGACGGCGACCGCGCGGCCGTCGTCGTCTCGGCGCCGCTGGCCGAGCGCCTCGACGACGCGGCGCTCCGGGCGGTCGTCGCCCACGAACTCGCCCACCTCTCGCTGGGCCACGTCCGCCGGGTTCCGGTCCGCGAGGGCGCCACCCACGCCGTCGGCCTGGCGGCCTGCTGGCTCGTGGCCCTGCGGCACCTCCCGCCGACGGTCGCCGCGCTCTGCGGCGGCGCCTTCCTCGCCGCCGGCGTCGCCCGCTCGAACGAGTTCAACCGCCTGCTGTACGTCCTCGCCAGCGCCGGGACCGTCCTCGTCGTCGGGGCGCTCGCGGCCCGCGCGAACCGGCTGGAGGAGTACCACGCCGACGACGTGGCCGTCCGGGCGACGAGCGCGGCCGACTTCTGCACCGGGCTCTACGCCGTCGGACTGCTCGGCCACGCCGACGACGCCGTCGCCGGCCGCTCCCCGTTCGGCGCGGGCCGGACCCGGCTGGAACGCGTGACGGCCGACCACCCGACCGTCGAGTCGCGGCTGGCCAGGTTCGGGCTCGCGCCCGACGACGTGGCCGAGCGCGCACCGACCGGGAAGGCGGCCGACGGCTGA
- the nreA gene encoding DNA repair protein NreA, producing MRLDDFIEDFQRDEAAEKRRLAEEKSYEITEYLDGVEREFQQAVQGDSMFGSTAPEVFVGRSGYPNVSTGVLSPMGGDADAADFATSGEWYQQGYGIDDVLQRRTGMLNSTRSAKVDVSDVWDGFVGTQREVAIADHPVDVEVGLDGTPDIDLSLDDISTPTGPRARATNADLAENPHVPRPVEKTLEDDDWAAEGAMTYLYRRGFDVYDINTILSAGALGQGHERRLVPTRWSITAVDDTVGKYLRGGLQHSDTVDEVSVWTNEYMGNRYWVILAPGQWEFELVEMKAPESVWNPAADDYYLASAHEGWEGRTGYVEETAGAYYASRLAVLEHLHERDRQAKALVLREVTDEYWAPVGVWQVREGVRHAFDGEHGVAESFRDALDAVLPAVPVPLGRLRRKSNLVAGLQTSISDF from the coding sequence ATGCGCCTCGACGACTTCATCGAGGACTTCCAGCGCGACGAGGCGGCCGAGAAGCGCCGGCTGGCCGAGGAGAAGTCCTACGAGATCACCGAGTACCTCGACGGCGTCGAGCGGGAGTTCCAGCAGGCGGTGCAGGGCGACTCGATGTTCGGGTCCACGGCTCCAGAGGTGTTCGTCGGACGGTCGGGCTACCCGAACGTCTCGACGGGCGTGCTCTCGCCGATGGGCGGCGACGCCGACGCCGCCGACTTCGCGACCAGCGGCGAGTGGTACCAGCAGGGCTACGGGATCGACGACGTGCTCCAGCGGCGGACGGGGATGCTCAACTCCACGCGGTCGGCCAAAGTGGACGTGTCGGACGTGTGGGACGGGTTCGTCGGCACCCAGAGGGAGGTGGCCATCGCCGACCACCCCGTCGACGTGGAGGTCGGCCTCGACGGGACGCCGGACATCGACCTCTCGCTGGACGACATCTCGACGCCGACGGGCCCGCGCGCCCGCGCAACGAACGCCGACCTGGCGGAGAACCCCCACGTGCCGCGGCCGGTCGAGAAGACCCTGGAGGACGACGACTGGGCCGCCGAGGGGGCGATGACCTACCTCTACCGCCGCGGGTTCGACGTGTACGACATCAACACGATCCTCTCGGCCGGCGCGCTGGGCCAGGGGCACGAGCGCAGGCTCGTCCCGACGCGGTGGTCGATCACCGCCGTCGACGACACCGTCGGGAAGTACCTGCGCGGCGGACTCCAGCACAGCGACACCGTCGACGAGGTCTCGGTCTGGACGAACGAGTACATGGGCAACCGCTACTGGGTGATCCTCGCCCCGGGCCAGTGGGAGTTCGAACTCGTCGAGATGAAGGCGCCCGAGAGCGTCTGGAACCCCGCGGCCGACGACTACTACCTCGCCAGCGCCCACGAGGGCTGGGAGGGCCGAACGGGCTACGTCGAGGAGACCGCCGGCGCCTACTACGCCTCGCGGCTGGCGGTGCTGGAGCACCTCCACGAGCGCGACCGGCAGGCCAAGGCCCTCGTGCTGCGGGAGGTCACCGACGAGTACTGGGCGCCGGTCGGCGTCTGGCAGGTCCGCGAGGGGGTCCGCCACGCCTTCGACGGGGAACACGGCGTGGCCGAGAGCTTCCGCGACGCGCTCGACGCCGTGCTCCCGGCGGTCCCGGTCCCCCTCGGGCGGCTCCGCCGGAAGTCCAACCTCGTCGCCGGCCTGCAGACGTCGATCTCCGACTTCTGA
- a CDS encoding efflux RND transporter permease subunit encodes MVFEWFTDEVGDAIASYPGRISLAFLLVTAVFLGGLGNVETESGSNQFVEDLDSFEAFQDIQRDFGTPFGESSTTTQLLQREQNVLSRTSMLRMLRAQERLQDHDGLRVTGVSSPARTVAQQLDPAATTVEAQIDAVEAATATEIDRAVRRAAETPGFRSQVSEDFDTQSAAARSAQASVTHDRDVDAREERVERVVGSVAGDIDTVGSAPNTIGSSLALVLPAAFVLIVGFLVVAYRDLVDLILGVVAILLTLLWTFGFLGLAGIAFNPLLVAVPPLLIAVGIDFGIHAVNRYREERERDQPVGTAMEVTTDQLLVAFFIVMGTTVIGFLSNLPSALAPIRDFGFVAAVGICFTFLIFGIFLPAAKVKIDRLRARYPIPTMSERPLGSEGSLLGRALGGGVAIAQRAPALFMLVVLVAGTGAGVYATGVGTGFSEDDFLPPEYEEIPEWQRDLPGPFSPPEYSYVSKTNYVEDNFPQSSSVLLYVETRMSRDAALDQVYRMGDDPPPTILRDGRHAESQSVVTVVRSYADRDPAFADLVARNDPDADGIPEQNLGAVYDSLESAPGSGVGGVLADDRRSTLVTYSVDADATNGEVAADAEAIAAETSLDATPTGNAVIFEEASELILSTVVTSLLITLVGASVFLIVVYGVLEGRPSLGVANVVPIAVTVTFVVASMRYLGIDFNAINGVILSLTIGLGIDYSVHVVHRFADEFEDHDIETALDRAIRGTGGALTGSMLTTVSGMGMLVFALNPAIGVFGLLTALSVVYAYLASIVVLPSTLVLWDRVVNRSRAAKLLYGRGSNPTPESPVED; translated from the coding sequence ATGGTCTTCGAGTGGTTCACCGACGAGGTCGGCGACGCCATCGCCTCCTACCCGGGGCGGATCAGCCTCGCCTTCCTCCTCGTGACCGCGGTCTTCCTCGGCGGTCTCGGCAACGTCGAGACCGAGAGCGGGAGCAACCAGTTCGTCGAGGACCTCGATTCCTTCGAGGCGTTCCAGGACATCCAGCGTGACTTCGGTACCCCGTTCGGGGAGAGCTCGACGACCACGCAGCTGCTCCAGCGCGAGCAGAACGTCCTCTCGCGGACGAGCATGCTGCGGATGTTGCGGGCCCAGGAGCGGCTGCAGGACCACGACGGCCTGCGCGTGACGGGCGTCTCCAGCCCCGCCCGGACCGTCGCACAGCAGCTCGACCCGGCGGCGACGACGGTCGAGGCGCAGATCGACGCCGTCGAGGCGGCCACGGCCACCGAGATCGACCGGGCGGTCCGGCGGGCGGCGGAGACGCCCGGGTTCCGGTCGCAGGTCAGCGAGGACTTCGACACGCAGAGCGCGGCCGCGCGGTCGGCCCAGGCGTCCGTGACCCACGACCGCGACGTCGACGCCCGCGAGGAGCGCGTCGAGCGGGTGGTCGGCAGCGTGGCCGGCGACATCGACACCGTCGGGAGCGCGCCCAACACGATCGGGTCGTCGCTGGCGCTCGTGCTCCCGGCGGCGTTCGTCCTCATCGTCGGCTTCCTGGTCGTCGCCTACCGCGACCTGGTCGACCTGATCCTTGGCGTCGTGGCCATCCTGCTGACGCTGCTGTGGACGTTCGGCTTCCTCGGGCTGGCCGGCATCGCGTTCAACCCGCTGCTCGTGGCGGTGCCGCCGCTGCTCATCGCGGTCGGCATCGACTTCGGGATCCACGCCGTCAACCGCTACCGCGAGGAGCGCGAGCGCGACCAGCCCGTCGGCACGGCGATGGAGGTCACCACCGACCAGCTGCTGGTCGCCTTCTTCATCGTGATGGGGACGACCGTCATCGGCTTCCTGTCGAACCTGCCGAGCGCGCTCGCGCCGATCCGCGACTTCGGCTTCGTCGCCGCCGTCGGCATCTGTTTCACCTTCCTGATCTTCGGGATCTTCCTCCCGGCCGCGAAGGTCAAGATCGACCGGCTGCGCGCGCGGTACCCGATCCCGACGATGAGCGAGCGCCCGCTTGGCTCGGAGGGGTCGCTGCTCGGTCGCGCGCTCGGCGGCGGCGTCGCCATCGCCCAGCGGGCGCCGGCGCTGTTCATGCTCGTCGTCCTCGTCGCCGGCACGGGCGCGGGCGTCTACGCCACCGGCGTCGGCACCGGCTTCAGCGAGGACGACTTCCTGCCGCCGGAGTACGAGGAGATCCCCGAGTGGCAGCGGGACCTGCCCGGACCGTTCAGCCCGCCGGAGTACAGCTACGTCTCGAAGACCAACTACGTCGAGGACAACTTCCCACAGAGCAGTTCGGTCCTGCTGTACGTCGAGACGCGGATGAGCCGCGACGCGGCGCTCGACCAGGTCTACCGGATGGGCGACGACCCGCCGCCCACGATCCTCCGGGACGGCCGCCACGCCGAGAGCCAGTCGGTCGTCACGGTCGTCCGCTCGTACGCCGACCGGGACCCGGCGTTCGCCGATCTGGTGGCCCGCAACGACCCCGACGCCGACGGCATCCCCGAGCAGAACCTCGGCGCGGTCTACGACTCCCTGGAGTCGGCGCCGGGGAGCGGCGTGGGCGGCGTCCTCGCCGACGACCGCCGGAGCACGCTCGTCACCTACTCCGTCGACGCCGACGCGACCAACGGCGAGGTGGCGGCCGACGCCGAGGCGATCGCCGCCGAGACCTCTCTGGACGCCACGCCGACCGGTAACGCCGTCATCTTCGAGGAGGCCTCCGAGCTGATCCTCAGCACGGTGGTCACGAGCCTGCTGATCACGCTCGTCGGCGCCTCCGTGTTCCTGATCGTCGTCTACGGCGTCCTGGAGGGGCGGCCGTCGCTCGGCGTCGCCAACGTCGTCCCGATCGCGGTGACGGTGACGTTCGTCGTCGCGTCGATGCGCTACCTCGGCATCGACTTCAACGCGATCAACGGCGTGATCCTCTCGCTGACGATCGGGCTCGGCATCGACTACTCCGTCCACGTCGTCCACCGCTTCGCCGACGAGTTCGAGGACCACGACATCGAGACGGCCCTCGACAGGGCGATCCGGGGCACCGGCGGGGCGCTCACCGGGAGCATGCTCACCACCGTCTCCGGCATGGGGATGCTCGTGTTCGCGCTCAACCCCGCGATCGGCGTCTTCGGCCTGCTGACCGCGCTGTCGGTCGTCTACGCCTACCTCGCCTCGATCGTCGTCCTCCCGTCGACGCTGGTGCTGTGGGACCGCGTCGTCAACCGCTCGCGCGCGGCCAAGTTGCTGTACGGCCGCGGCAGCAACCCCACGCCGGAGTCGCCGGTCGAGGACTGA
- the rnhA gene encoding ribonuclease HI: protein MPTVECDAAVARERLEEAGVEVEPGNTDHERWRAERGDATAVAYDDKVVIQGANPADLEGLIREGGGRAHVYFDGACRGNPGPSAVGWVVVSGDGIVAEGGHTIGRATNNQAEYEALIEGLRVASDYGFDEVDVRGDSELIVKQVRGEWDTNDPDLREYRVTVRELLTGFEEWSLEHVPREINDRADELANEALDEA from the coding sequence ATGCCGACAGTCGAGTGCGACGCGGCGGTGGCCCGCGAGCGGCTGGAAGAGGCGGGCGTGGAGGTCGAGCCGGGCAACACCGACCACGAGCGCTGGCGCGCCGAGCGCGGCGACGCGACGGCGGTCGCCTACGACGACAAGGTCGTGATCCAGGGGGCCAACCCCGCGGACCTGGAGGGGTTGATCCGCGAAGGGGGCGGCCGCGCGCACGTCTACTTCGACGGCGCCTGCCGCGGCAACCCCGGCCCCTCGGCGGTGGGCTGGGTCGTCGTCAGCGGCGACGGGATCGTCGCCGAGGGCGGCCACACCATCGGCCGCGCCACGAACAACCAGGCCGAGTACGAGGCGCTCATCGAGGGGCTGCGCGTGGCGAGCGACTACGGGTTCGACGAGGTCGACGTGCGGGGCGACTCCGAGCTGATCGTCAAGCAGGTCCGCGGGGAGTGGGACACCAACGACCCCGACCTCCGGGAGTACCGGGTCACCGTCCGGGAGCTGTTGACCGGCTTCGAGGAGTGGTCGCTCGAACACGTTCCGCGGGAGATAAACGACCGCGCCGACGAACTCGCCAACGAGGCGCTCGACGAGGCCTGA
- a CDS encoding PadR family transcriptional regulator, giving the protein MSEAQSVTDSPGIARELTAFQQNILVILGEEPRYGLAIKRELEDYYDDEVNHGRLYPNLDDLVEMGLVEKSELDKRTNQYALTDEGYETVLDQLSWEFSKLVTSEDRADDLRELVDAVQE; this is encoded by the coding sequence CCGGAATCGCACGCGAACTGACCGCGTTCCAGCAGAACATCCTCGTCATCCTCGGGGAGGAGCCCCGGTACGGACTGGCTATCAAACGTGAACTCGAGGACTACTACGACGACGAGGTCAACCACGGCCGGCTCTACCCCAACCTCGACGACCTCGTCGAGATGGGCCTGGTCGAGAAGAGCGAGCTCGACAAGCGCACCAACCAGTACGCCCTGACCGACGAGGGCTACGAGACGGTGCTCGACCAGCTCTCCTGGGAGTTCTCGAAGCTCGTCACGAGCGAGGACCGCGCCGACGACCTCCGCGAGCTCGTCGACGCCGTCCAGGAGTAA
- a CDS encoding DUF7331 family protein has protein sequence MATNETRSETSRYDELEIANGDIVIYDVDNHRAWIQSDETVTGDEIA, from the coding sequence ATGGCAACCAACGAAACTCGCTCCGAGACGAGCCGCTACGACGAACTCGAGATCGCGAACGGCGACATCGTGATCTACGACGTCGACAACCACCGGGCGTGGATCCAGTCGGACGAGACAGTAACCGGCGACGAGATAGCCTGA
- a CDS encoding dihydrolipoyl dehydrogenase family protein: MVHVVIVGAYGSAGAAVANSLADEPDVELTLIDDGEPGGGLCILRGCMPSKEVLSAGAHRFRARHDERLLGDPHEVDLDRTIERKDDHTLGWAEHRRESIHEIAERDDATFVHDTARFVDDHTVVAGGREITGDYVVIATGSAVNIPDLPGIDDVPHQTSADLLDATELPDSAVVMGLGYIGLEMVPYLSEVGGTDVTVVEHDERPIDEADPDFGDAVLDLYREAFDVRIPTECYEKRVEPTEDGGVRLYLEGADGDDEVVEADELYLFTGRRPCLGRLGLKNSALERGPDWVLDTMQARDDDRVFVVGDANGKEPILHVAKEQGFTAAENILRRERGEPLEAYENVTHHVIFSGLGVYPYARVGMTEREAREAGYDVAVAKRRASDDGVFEAKDAPEGVAKLVVDRESATVLGWQGLHYHADVMAKTMQVVVEMELDVREVPDRAYHPTTPEIIDGLLRECADAVAE; encoded by the coding sequence ATGGTTCACGTGGTCATCGTCGGCGCCTACGGCAGCGCCGGCGCGGCGGTCGCGAACTCGCTCGCCGACGAACCCGACGTGGAACTCACGCTGATCGACGACGGCGAACCCGGCGGCGGCCTCTGCATCCTGCGGGGCTGTATGCCCTCCAAGGAGGTGCTGTCGGCCGGCGCCCACCGCTTCCGGGCCCGCCACGACGAGCGGCTGCTCGGCGACCCACACGAGGTCGACCTCGACCGCACCATCGAGCGCAAGGACGACCACACGCTCGGGTGGGCCGAGCACCGCCGCGAGTCGATCCACGAGATCGCCGAGCGCGACGACGCGACCTTCGTCCACGACACCGCGCGGTTCGTCGACGACCACACGGTCGTCGCCGGCGGCCGCGAGATCACCGGCGACTACGTGGTGATCGCGACGGGCTCGGCGGTCAACATCCCCGACCTGCCCGGCATCGACGACGTGCCCCACCAGACGAGCGCGGATCTCCTCGACGCCACCGAGCTCCCCGACTCGGCGGTCGTGATGGGGCTGGGCTACATCGGGCTGGAGATGGTCCCGTACCTCAGCGAGGTCGGCGGGACCGACGTGACCGTCGTCGAGCACGACGAGCGGCCCATCGACGAGGCGGACCCCGACTTCGGCGACGCGGTCCTCGACCTCTACCGCGAGGCCTTCGACGTGCGGATCCCCACCGAGTGTTACGAGAAGCGCGTCGAACCCACCGAGGACGGCGGCGTCCGGCTGTACCTCGAAGGCGCCGACGGCGACGACGAGGTCGTCGAGGCCGACGAGCTCTACCTGTTCACCGGCCGGCGGCCGTGTCTCGGCCGGCTGGGACTGAAGAACTCGGCGCTGGAGCGGGGGCCGGACTGGGTCCTCGACACCATGCAGGCCCGCGACGACGACCGCGTGTTCGTCGTCGGCGACGCCAACGGCAAGGAGCCGATCCTCCACGTCGCCAAGGAGCAGGGGTTCACCGCCGCCGAGAACATCCTCCGGCGCGAACGCGGCGAACCCCTGGAGGCCTACGAGAACGTCACCCATCACGTCATCTTCTCCGGGCTGGGCGTCTACCCCTACGCCCGCGTCGGCATGACCGAACGCGAGGCACGCGAGGCGGGCTACGACGTGGCCGTCGCGAAGCGGCGGGCCAGCGACGACGGCGTGTTCGAGGCCAAGGACGCTCCGGAGGGCGTCGCCAAGCTCGTCGTCGACCGCGAGTCGGCGACGGTGCTGGGCTGGCAGGGCCTGCACTACCACGCCGACGTGATGGCCAAGACGATGCAGGTCGTCGTCGAGATGGAACTCGACGTGCGCGAGGTGCCCGACCGCGCCTACCACCCGACGACGCCCGAGATCATCGACGGCCTCCTGCGGGAGTGCGCCGACGCCGTCGCCGAGTAG
- a CDS encoding DUF7108 family protein, which produces MPDETPDPSEAPDVLADEESDPDDLPPEPVVDEAERLTRLAREAAVDAEAAAYRRDRDERLADHDYTARVREDETRDVLVLHPEEWVEDGEIRTERIEDIDRGIEVPLSGPGEGDDWAEIDEYNRDVVADVRADHGEDHAANVAALADFMGNHYAKPIHDATADELREFLEDYYRRNAWPTAAQRAVVEKSVRVAFAVADERCPLE; this is translated from the coding sequence ATGCCCGACGAGACACCCGACCCCAGCGAAGCGCCGGACGTACTGGCCGACGAGGAGAGCGACCCCGACGACCTCCCGCCCGAACCGGTCGTCGACGAGGCCGAGCGGCTCACGAGACTCGCCAGGGAGGCCGCCGTCGACGCGGAGGCGGCGGCCTACCGGCGCGACCGCGACGAGCGGCTCGCCGACCACGACTACACCGCCCGCGTCCGCGAGGACGAGACCCGCGATGTGCTCGTGCTCCACCCCGAGGAGTGGGTCGAGGACGGCGAGATCCGGACCGAGCGGATCGAGGACATCGACCGCGGGATCGAGGTCCCCCTGTCGGGCCCCGGCGAGGGCGACGACTGGGCGGAGATCGACGAGTACAACCGCGATGTCGTCGCCGACGTGCGCGCGGACCACGGCGAGGACCACGCGGCCAACGTCGCGGCGCTCGCCGACTTCATGGGCAACCACTACGCCAAGCCGATCCACGACGCGACGGCCGACGAGCTACGGGAGTTCCTCGAGGACTACTACAGGCGCAACGCGTGGCCGACGGCTGCCCAGCGCGCGGTCGTCGAAAAATCGGTACGCGTCGCGTTCGCGGTCGCGGACGAGCGCTGTCCGCTGGAGTAG
- a CDS encoding COG1361 S-layer family protein, with translation MQRTQVLIVAAVALLFAASPVAGAVTDHDVGADGVDAPSAEPPGSADAPGPTGAAGPADGTTTPAQQRQQQDNVTGNPGIDVSVPDTDFAPGTQTALRVVLLNDGNVTNGSLSNPGLEQEVTTARAVRASVGEHDAPLTVNTNERAVARLADGSSAPVEFRIDVDRSAQPGTYELPINVSYNYTQSVDPQTSEYNRTSTTKNFTVDVTIEEAAQFRVTDVESTARIGATGTVDVTVRNTGTAVARNASVALTSQNADLTFGASSSSTRYVGGAWAPGETRTVSYRVSAAGTASQQQYAFGATVNYEDEDSTPLQSNSLSLGVTPAPEQTFTIVDSESDLAVDDDGPVTLTVRNDGPVDVRDASVSFTSTSPALTFGGSTSASEYVGAWAANETREITVEATATPEAESRSYSLQASVGYEDGEGDPGESGTLQFGVRPDPEVEYEFAASNLSSSLRVGEEGTLSGTITNVGDARADSVVVVFESEGQNVSPLEREYSVGNLRVNQSKAFTFDVEISEAAEAGPRQFTLRPTYRNADDERREAESFDTRQRVREQRDTFDVSVANGTVERGAGRVLEVSVTNVGDDPVSDVSAAIYADDPITVDDSEAYAGEIPAGESETFTFEVSAGSDALAKSYPVELDFQYDDADGDTTLDSGYTVAVDVTEPEDSGGGLPVPVLAAVVVALALVGGYLWYR, from the coding sequence ATGCAACGGACACAGGTCCTGATAGTCGCCGCAGTCGCACTGTTGTTCGCCGCGTCGCCGGTCGCCGGCGCGGTCACTGACCACGATGTCGGCGCCGATGGAGTGGACGCGCCGTCGGCGGAGCCGCCCGGTTCGGCCGACGCGCCCGGTCCGACGGGGGCGGCCGGACCGGCGGACGGAACGACGACGCCGGCCCAGCAGCGACAGCAGCAGGACAACGTCACCGGCAACCCCGGGATCGACGTGTCGGTGCCGGACACCGACTTCGCCCCCGGGACACAGACCGCGCTGCGGGTCGTCCTGCTGAACGACGGCAACGTCACGAACGGGTCGCTGTCGAACCCGGGGCTCGAACAGGAGGTGACCACCGCCCGCGCCGTCCGGGCGAGCGTCGGCGAGCACGACGCGCCGCTGACGGTCAACACCAACGAGCGCGCGGTCGCGCGCCTGGCCGACGGCTCCTCCGCGCCGGTCGAGTTCCGGATCGACGTCGACCGGTCGGCACAGCCCGGCACCTACGAGCTGCCGATCAACGTCTCGTACAACTACACGCAGTCGGTCGACCCCCAGACGAGCGAGTACAACCGCACGAGCACGACGAAGAACTTCACGGTGGACGTGACGATCGAGGAGGCCGCGCAGTTCCGCGTGACCGACGTGGAGTCGACGGCCCGCATCGGCGCCACCGGCACCGTCGACGTGACGGTGCGCAACACCGGGACGGCGGTCGCCCGCAACGCCTCGGTCGCGCTCACCTCGCAGAACGCCGACCTGACGTTCGGCGCCTCGTCGTCGTCGACCCGCTACGTCGGCGGCGCCTGGGCGCCCGGCGAGACGCGGACCGTCTCCTACCGCGTCAGCGCCGCGGGGACGGCGAGCCAGCAGCAGTACGCCTTCGGCGCCACGGTCAACTACGAGGACGAGGACAGCACGCCGCTGCAGTCCAACAGCCTCTCGCTGGGCGTCACGCCGGCGCCCGAGCAGACGTTCACGATCGTCGACAGCGAGAGCGACCTCGCCGTCGACGACGACGGGCCCGTGACCCTCACCGTCCGCAACGACGGGCCGGTCGACGTGCGCGACGCCTCGGTGTCGTTCACCTCGACCAGCCCCGCGCTCACCTTCGGCGGGTCGACCTCCGCCAGCGAGTACGTCGGCGCCTGGGCGGCGAACGAGACCCGCGAGATCACCGTCGAGGCGACCGCGACGCCGGAGGCCGAGTCACGCAGCTACTCCCTGCAGGCCTCGGTCGGCTACGAGGACGGGGAGGGCGACCCCGGCGAGTCCGGGACGCTGCAGTTCGGCGTCCGCCCCGACCCCGAGGTCGAGTACGAGTTCGCGGCGAGCAACCTGAGCTCGTCGCTGCGGGTCGGCGAGGAGGGGACGCTGTCGGGGACGATCACCAACGTCGGCGACGCGCGGGCCGACAGCGTCGTGGTCGTCTTCGAGTCCGAGGGTCAGAACGTCTCGCCGCTCGAACGCGAGTACTCCGTCGGCAACCTGCGGGTCAACCAGTCGAAGGCGTTCACCTTCGACGTGGAGATCAGCGAGGCTGCCGAGGCCGGGCCGAGGCAGTTCACGCTGCGGCCGACCTACCGGAACGCCGACGACGAGCGCCGCGAGGCCGAGAGCTTCGACACCCGCCAGCGCGTCCGCGAGCAACGGGACACCTTCGACGTGTCGGTCGCCAACGGGACCGTCGAGCGCGGCGCCGGGCGCGTCCTCGAAGTGAGCGTCACCAACGTCGGCGACGACCCCGTCAGCGACGTGTCGGCGGCCATCTACGCCGACGACCCGATCACCGTCGACGACAGCGAGGCCTACGCCGGCGAGATCCCGGCCGGCGAGTCCGAGACGTTCACCTTCGAGGTCAGCGCCGGCTCGGACGCGCTGGCGAAGTCCTACCCCGTCGAGCTGGACTTCCAGTACGACGACGCCGACGGCGACACGACCCTCGACAGCGGCTACACCGTCGCGGTCGACGTGACCGAGCCCGAGGACAGCGGCGGCGGGCTGCCGGTGCCCGTCCTCGCCGCGGTCGTCGTCGCCCTCGCCCTGGTCGGCGGCTACCTGTGGTACAGGTAG